The Drosophila innubila isolate TH190305 chromosome 2R unlocalized genomic scaffold, UK_Dinn_1.0 1_C_2R, whole genome shotgun sequence DNA window TAGAAAAACCTTgtagcacacacactcacacacacacactcacacacaaagtTTTGCTGTGGGTTCTGCGGTGCCAGCAAACAGTTGAATCAAACAATTTGTAGTTTTACTTTGAGTCTGAGGCGTTCaggaagcatttaaaaaacagaaaattaacTGGCTATATACTCTCAATGTGAGCGGGTTTCTCTCGGGAACGATGTTAGATTAAGATGAAAtctctaattttatttcattaatattaaatcaattgttcaagtttttattagatCTTGAAATAACATGCGATCATGGTTATTATCAGTTCGTTTTAAACTATAATAATGAGTATTGTATCCACTTCAAATGAACTATCGAacatgtaattaaaatatttaatacaatttatttaacaattaaatttattgttgaattatttgatttctgCTGTGCTATTTCAggtatttttgaattaatataaaattaaaaaaaatatatatatatttattctatttagaactcttttatttaaataatactgggatcatttataatatttctttacGAATATTTCGATTATATTATATCTGATTAGGTTATCTATAACGGGTTGTCACCATAAATAAACTCATgactaaaaatgtttttactaCTGCTTTCTGGTCGTccttaaatcttttttatttatacaatgaatttagaagtttgcttagtttttgacttttcgtaataattgaaatatattttaaattaaacaaaaaatagcagacaaatatgaaaatgttagACACAGTATTTTAAAGCGacacaagaaaaataaaatattttaacaaaagttcTCCCTGGTAACAGGATATCTAATAAATAGCAACTCAAACCAATCTCtaactctctctttctctgtctctctgtatCGCAACattttggtttgttgttgtttcgtgCTCTTTTTCCCCGTCACAATACAAGCAAaagaaacacacacgcacacacacacactcacacacacacagagacagacaggAGGAGAAAGCTACACGCACACAGCTGTTGGCATTCACACCATCAATCGTCGTGCCTGTCGCTTGGCTGCACTTGTGCTTCCAattccaatcccaatcccaatcccagcTCGCAAGTCCCCAATTAAACGCCTTAATGTATGCCAGGCATATCTCCATTCACACTGCCACACATACAATCACAATTCtcccacttgccacttgccacatgccacttgccacatgccacataccCCTTGCCCAGCTCTCATTAACAGCTCTCATTTCGAATTCCCATGTGCTGTCCATGCCACTCACCTTTAAGCCGTCGACTAATTGCAGCCGCAGTCGCTGCTGTgttcgctgccgctgccgctgccacggctgctgctgatgaGGCCGCTGACGATGACGCGGATGAGgcagctgttgatgttgccacTGCgaccgctgccgctgctgctgctgctgctgccgctgtggCCGCGTCATATGCGTCCTTGTCGGTAATCTCCTCCTTAATTATCGCTTTACCATCGAGCGCCATCTGCAAATAGTCGCAAATTAGTTGAGgaatttaaacaacaacaacaacgccccaacaaaatgtaattagaAGCAGGCGGCCAATACAGCCAGTACAACCTGTACAGGTTCCCATGCATCGATCAAAACAGAAAACATCAAGTGACAAAGTTCTCACATTatgatttcaaattatttgatttcaatttgattaaattgttGTCTGACATGCAAATTGGGCGTACAAACAACAAAGACCTTGCACTTCCCTCCATTCCTCCCCTTCCCTACCACCCTGCGGTTGGGGGCTTGGGGGTCCGTGATTGGGCCTGTGACTGCGCCACATTATGGGCAGCTGTAGCCCGGCCTTAAATGCAATACTGTTTAGTTGTCCCAACAGCAATGTGGTACCAACAATGGGAATTGTTAATGCCGagctttatttcaattgttttgatttaatcGGGAGCTAGTTGCTACACCCTTTTAGATTGTCCAAGGATATCAAtagaatatattaataattgaattgcACGCTATTAACAAAGTtagaaacataataaaaagagTAAGCAGctgaacaaataaaaacattttacagcGGAAATGTCTGTAATTTcttaatagtttaatttattttgcttttaggtaatacaaaatattacaaGTTCTTAATTGaagattatatttaataaatatttctaaatatcCTTAAAATATTACAAGACCTCTTTATAAATTCTGtggatatttaaataatgtgtttatgtatttgtttacTGAGAGTTGGTTAAAGGGTATTTCGTATATATGCAATCCatgatttttcaaataaatataatataaatattgttttttttaaatatccttaacaaaaagtatttaaaaattaatgaaatggacagtgatggaaaaatattacaaGTTCTGAATTGAAGATcccatttaataaatatttcaaaatatccttaaaatataataaaatctcTTTATAAATTCTGTGggcttttaaataatatgtttatgtatttgtttacTGAGAGTTGGTTAAAGGGTTTTTCGTATATATGCAatccatgattttttaaataaataaaaatttttgtttttttttaaatatccttaacaaaattatttaaaaattaaagaaatggacagtgatatttttccatcactgtccatttacCAATTTAGTGGCCAAATATTGATAACTGATATGCCGTAAGGAATAttgacggattgaagttgttgaattaatttaaatttgttgtagttCCTTAAATATTGCTCATTAATatcagataaaaaaataaaaaaaatatttaataaaattattttacataaatacattttttaaattaaagaagtaaatataaatattgtatttgttgctatAATTCGTGTGGAAATTGCAACACTTTAATTGAGTCAATTGACGTgcatgggtgtgtgtgtgtggttgagTGTGTTTAGGTGAGTGTGTGCATTGTCTTTCAACGCAATTGATGTACCACAATCACCCTTACTCATTTGAGGCAACTGCGTGCCTTTCAACAAGGCAACAAGGCACTCAGTGTGCACTTACCACCTATTGAATGAATCTCATGCCTCCCACCCAACCGCACAATTGTACAACCACCCAGCCACCCAGCCACCCAACCACTCAGATACAGCACCCTTTGGCACGCACCTGCTCATGTTCATGTCCGGTTCGGACCCATGTCGAGTGAGCATGGggaaaatttgttgatttttatcactaaaatatgtaaataccTGGGCTGGAACTGTGGGAGTTTGTGCAGCTTGCCGACTGCATAAACAAAAGCGCAAAGGaataaaaagccaaaaaaaaagaaagaacaaGAAGCGGAAGGGGAAAATCTGCTCATTTTCATTCATGTTTTGGATCTACAGTCACCTCAGCCCTGTTGGCCCCCTTTTGGCCACAATTCAATTGGCCGTTTGAGGTGTAAAAACAGTTTTTGGCGCAATGTTTAAAGTCAATCGTCGCACTTGGCCCGAAAGGGGGATACTACGAGTATTACAAATATGTGAGAGAGACATAGATGATGAGAGggcgagagagagacagaaagagagagagtcagATGTTGAGCAGCTGTTTCGCATCAcgcaaattactaaaaatgcTGCGAAtgaaattctattaaaaataaacacttgACACGGCAGCTGCCGTTTGCCAAAGTGGCAAGACCAAGAGACACATGGCGGGGGCAAGGCAACTAATGACGGATCAAGCCAGCATATGGCGTCTATAACACTTGTCAACTGTTTATTGGGGCGAAGGGGATGAAGGGGAACGATGGCAAATAACTAACAAAGCGAAACATGCGTGACAggcggcaacaacaagtgttttgtgtgtgcgcCAGGTGAGTGGGCGGCCATGTGGGCGGTTGCCCTGAATCAGTTAATAGCTTTGGCTGTCTGGCTgtctggctggctggctggtAGCAGCTGCTTGGCAAAGGCAAAGCCATAGACCGTAGACCAACGCTATGACGAATGAATCAAATGTCAGAAGCAGTCGTGTTGTCGTCGCTCAAGCAGCTGTCGTCCTGTCGGCGGCagcaggcaacaacagcagcaacaacagcaacagcagaagtAGCAGGCTTCAACTTGAGTTGTTTCCTGCCAGTGCCCTGCCCCTCTCACGCCTGTCCCCTTGCCTGCCCCTTGGGGGCAGCCACTTCAAAGCTGCCTCAGCTtgagcttcagcttcagctaaaatggaaaatgtcgCCCGCAGAACTTTTGCCACAAAACTTGGGGCAGCTGCCAAGCTGGCACAACGTTGGCAACGGCTGCTGGCGAAATTgctaaaagaaaaagtaattatttaaacGGAGTGGAGTAGAGTGGAGTGAAGGCGGTGGAGGCGGTGCGGGCGTGCCAACTATTAGGCAAGCCGTTAGCAAAGCAatgacaaattaaaagcaacaataacaacaataacaacaacagcaacagcaacaacaacagcaagacaaagacaaaacaaGTCGcgcataattttcaataaggCCTCTGcacaaatcataaaaaattcaacGACATTCATTTAATTCGTGTGTAAAAAAGgccaaaacccaaaaaaaggCCAAAACCCAAAAGTCTGCACTCGCCTGCCATTGTACTATGGGCCGAGCGGCCACTTTTGTGaaccaaaattcttaaaaatagacaatgttgtttaatttgatagtacacagaaaaaaatcattaatcaagtatgaaatacttaaataaagcccagtttttctaaaaaatattttcattttttggggCTCTGTAGTATTTGTTTTCAGTTAGatgaaataattttggttTCTTAGTCTTTTTTAATgtcgatttttaaatatctgtgacattttatttacgtattatcttaatttaGGAATTATATCTTGAACACacttatacttaaaaaattcaagctAAAATCAAGCTTTTTAAACTTGATATTtagaatgtattttttttcttcgtaccaacacttatttttaaatatttctttacaagttgttttaattaaaaaataatttatttatagcatatatacttaatttgaGAAACTGTTCgtcataaaatttgtattcttaagagaatttataaaattgcattaatataTTCATGTTCCTATAAATACAATGGGAGCGAAGATTTGAGTATACGTCTAGTACATTTATAGATAACGTATTTTCATATAGAATTTACTTTCTCTCACGATCTTCCATAATACGTGATTCTCTCTCCTAGTTTTTTCAGTCTATATCAGCAGCTTGTTTGCGGTGGTTGTTTTAAGGCGGTGAGCAGATTTATTTTGAGAACTACTGTGTACCGATAaagtttttgtgttattttcagaaaattaattatatttaaacaaattcaaaataatgcataaaagaaaaacttagACTTGGTTGACATTATGTCACGTCAAAGATACATTccaaaaattaacattttaacagcaagtgttttttttagtaacaGCTGTTAATGTAACAGTTTGATGATCAAgcacatttataataataaagccCTAGGACCACTAATACTGCTGATCAACTCATTGTTATTAACATAGTTAAAGCTGATTAGAGCTTTGAACCTTTTTTTAGCTGGAAGCCAAGTATGGAAAAGTTTGAAATATTGCCTGGTAATAATGAAAGACCTGCGGATGGAAATTCTTTCGCCTCTTTGGAGGACATTGAAAGGCCCCCTCTCAGAAAGATCGATAAGATCTGTAAGACTTCTTGTATGCGGAAGCGTTACACAATCGCCAGCATGGCCTTTGTGGGATTCCTGATTGCCTTCGGTATGCGATGCAATATGCAGGTTGCGAAGAACACATTTACACAAGATGGGGTAAGTAAATGAGCATCCAAAATTGCTGAAGATCTTAAGCCATCTCTTCTCCAAGAATCATAGAGGAGTCCTTAAAGATCTGATTTTTCTCGACCTTTCAGACCATCTTTATGAACTGGACCGTTTCGATGGAAAGTCATGTGGACTCAGCCTTCTTCTGGGGATATCTGGCTGCTCAAATACCTGGTGGTTttattgcattcaaatttccGGCGAATAAAGTCTTTGGTCTATCGATTGTCAGCTCCGCCtcattgaatttgttgttgccacttatCATGACGCTGTTGCATGGTCATGTGCTGATTTGGTTGCGTGTGTTGCAAGGACTTGTTGAGGTAAGTCAATCATAAGATCGAAATTTAGTTTAGCGTCAgacacaaatttaattttgataagatAAGCACGTAAGTAGAagtatatagtacatatatacaatttatttattcatctattagagtttttattttgcttgattttttttatgtatttcaaGGGTGTTTTGAATTCGGCTTGTCTTGGTATTTGGCGCTTCTGGGCGCCACCCATGGAACGCACTCGCCTTGCCACATTGTCCTTCTCGGGATCGTATGCAGGCGTTTTTCTGGGTCTGCCTCTATCTGGACTCCTGGCTAATGCTTTTGGTTATAGAGCGCCATTTTATGTCTATGGCTTCCTTGGAATTATTTGGTATTTCTTCTGGATCTGGCTGAGCTTTGAGAAGCCGCGGAAGCACCCAGCAATTAGCACAGCCGAGTTGAACTTTATTGAGAATTCGTTGGAGGAATCGTCGACATCTAGAATAAGAGAGAGATCGATTGATGCTACAATACCCTGGATTAAAATCTGTAGCTCAATGCCCTTTTATGCCATCATTGTGGCAAATTTCTGTCGTCAGTGGAACTTTTATTTGCTGGTTCTGTATCAGTCTTCGTTTTTGAGGCACAGATTCAGTTTCAAGCTTGATGAGACCGGTTTGGCGAATGCTCTGCCCTTTTTAATCTTGTTGGCGATTGTGCCCCTTGGCGGCATGTTGGCGGATCTTTTACGGAAGAAGAGCATCCTTTCCCCTACAAACGTAAGAAAGCTTTTCAGCTGTTGCGCTTTTGTCCTAGAGGGACTCTGCTTTCTCCGTCTGGCACATTCCTCAACTGTAGTAAGTGGAATTTACTCTTCTCTGAT harbors:
- the LOC117785306 gene encoding vesicular glutamate transporter 1-like; protein product: MEKFEILPGNNERPADGNSFASLEDIERPPLRKIDKICKTSCMRKRYTIASMAFVGFLIAFGMRCNMQVAKNTFTQDGTIFMNWTVSMESHVDSAFFWGYLAAQIPGGFIAFKFPANKVFGLSIVSSASLNLLLPLIMTLLHGHVLIWLRVLQGLVEGVLNSACLGIWRFWAPPMERTRLATLSFSGSYAGVFLGLPLSGLLANAFGYRAPFYVYGFLGIIWYFFWIWLSFEKPRKHPAISTAELNFIENSLEESSTSRIRERSIDATIPWIKICSSMPFYAIIVANFCRQWNFYLLVLYQSSFLRHRFSFKLDETGLANALPFLILLAIVPLGGMLADLLRKKSILSPTNVRKLFSCCAFVLEGLCFLRLAHSSTVNEVMIALLCGVAFNGLAVSGYYVNYLDIAPRYASLLMGLSNGIGILTGFIVPLVMDALIQENPTGCWTTIFTLAACVHLIGCIFYGVFASGELQPWAEPTAELNNDCTRTKL